In Sphingobium amiense, a genomic segment contains:
- a CDS encoding SDR family NAD(P)-dependent oxidoreductase, translating into MPGRLEGKVAIVTGAGTRGDGIGNGKACAILYAREGAKVVAADIDMDSAQATADQINAEGGECIATRTDVSRTDDCRAMIDGCIAAFGKLDVLHNNVGITESGGPVEYAEEQWDRMMRINAKSVYLTAKFSLPHMERSGSGSIVNIASINGVRTLPFAKLGYAASKAAMIAISREIAIQYAAKGIRSNVVLVGLIKSPIVVQNNTQLYGGDVEQMWATRDAMSPTGKQGEVWDIAQASLFLASDESRYVNGTVLPVDGGLINMVKF; encoded by the coding sequence ATGCCCGGAAGGTTGGAAGGCAAGGTCGCGATCGTGACCGGTGCGGGAACGCGGGGCGACGGGATAGGCAATGGCAAGGCGTGCGCGATCCTGTATGCACGCGAAGGCGCTAAGGTCGTCGCCGCCGATATCGATATGGACTCCGCTCAGGCGACGGCGGACCAGATCAATGCGGAGGGCGGGGAGTGCATCGCCACCCGCACCGACGTATCGCGCACCGACGATTGCCGCGCCATGATCGACGGCTGCATCGCGGCGTTCGGAAAGCTGGACGTGCTGCACAATAATGTCGGCATCACCGAATCCGGCGGGCCGGTGGAATATGCCGAGGAACAATGGGACCGCATGATGCGGATCAACGCGAAGAGCGTTTATCTCACCGCAAAATTCTCCCTGCCGCATATGGAACGGAGCGGGTCAGGCTCGATCGTGAATATCGCGTCGATCAATGGTGTTCGGACCCTGCCCTTCGCCAAATTGGGATATGCCGCGTCCAAGGCCGCGATGATCGCCATCTCGCGGGAAATCGCGATCCAATATGCAGCAAAGGGCATCCGCAGCAACGTTGTGCTGGTCGGCCTCATCAAATCGCCCATCGTCGTGCAGAATAACACGCAGCTCTACGGCGGCGACGTTGAGCAGATGTGGGCGACGCGCGACGCGATGAGCCCGACGGGCAAACAGGGCGAGGTGTGGGATATCGCGCAGGCCAGCCTCTTCCTGGCGTCGGACGAATCCCGCTATGTCAACGGCACCGTGCTGCCGGTCGACGGGGGCTTGATCAACATGGTCAAATTCTGA
- a CDS encoding amidohydrolase family protein: protein MTIQAHPTKASCFEGYKVIDVDTHLSEPHDMWISRAPAKFKDRVPQVKVMNGEKAWVIDGDKLIGKGACPNSAILKDGTKPPGFAFLQYQMEEVHLGASQVKERLEFMNDYGISAQIIYPNLLGFGGQRAANVDPELRLLSMQLYNDAMAQMQKESGNRLFPMALLPWWDIQGSVKEAIRCADMGLRGININPDPHTKTDNQGNLLPALGSTAWDPLWEVCTDRGLPVNFHIGGSEQSIDWFGDQAWPSFDMEHKGLLGGAMLFFGNARVMANLILSGVCDRHPKLKFVSVESGIGWVPFLLEALDHQYYEILTKPSLQRRPSEYFATNFYACFWFERRNLSQVIRDVGVDNVLFETDYPHPTCLYPVDGVSAAMGDLGPENIQKVLSGNAEKLYNIKA, encoded by the coding sequence GTGACTATACAGGCGCATCCCACAAAAGCTTCCTGCTTCGAAGGCTATAAGGTCATCGACGTCGATACCCACCTGTCGGAACCGCACGATATGTGGATTTCGCGGGCGCCGGCAAAGTTCAAGGACCGCGTGCCGCAGGTTAAGGTCATGAACGGCGAAAAGGCGTGGGTGATCGACGGCGACAAGCTGATCGGCAAGGGCGCCTGCCCCAACAGCGCCATTCTCAAGGACGGCACCAAGCCGCCGGGCTTCGCCTTCCTGCAATATCAGATGGAGGAAGTGCATCTGGGCGCGTCGCAGGTCAAGGAACGCCTGGAGTTCATGAACGACTACGGCATTTCGGCGCAGATCATCTATCCCAATCTGCTCGGCTTCGGCGGCCAGCGGGCGGCCAATGTCGACCCGGAACTCCGGTTGCTGTCGATGCAGCTCTACAATGATGCAATGGCGCAGATGCAGAAGGAATCGGGCAATCGGCTGTTCCCGATGGCGCTGCTGCCGTGGTGGGACATCCAGGGATCGGTGAAGGAAGCGATCCGCTGCGCCGACATGGGCCTACGCGGGATCAACATCAATCCCGATCCGCACACAAAGACCGACAATCAGGGCAATCTGCTGCCCGCGCTGGGCAGCACCGCCTGGGACCCGCTGTGGGAGGTCTGCACCGATCGGGGCCTGCCGGTCAATTTCCACATCGGTGGTTCGGAACAATCGATCGACTGGTTCGGCGACCAGGCCTGGCCCTCCTTCGACATGGAGCATAAGGGGCTGCTGGGCGGCGCCATGCTGTTCTTCGGCAATGCGCGGGTCATGGCAAACCTCATCCTGTCGGGCGTGTGCGATCGTCACCCCAAGCTGAAGTTCGTTTCGGTGGAAAGCGGTATCGGCTGGGTGCCGTTCCTGCTCGAGGCGCTCGACCACCAATATTATGAAATCCTGACCAAGCCCAGCCTTCAGCGCCGGCCGTCGGAATATTTCGCGACCAACTTCTATGCGTGCTTCTGGTTCGAGCGCCGCAACCTGTCCCAGGTCATCCGCGACGTGGGCGTCGACAATGTCCTGTTCGAAACCGACTATCCGCACCCCACCTGCCTGTATCCGGTCGATGGCGTGTCGGCGGCGATGGGCGATCTGGGACCGGAGAATATTCAGAAGGTGCTGAGCGGCAACGCCGAGAAGCTCTACAACATCAAGGCGTAA
- a CDS encoding LLM class flavin-dependent oxidoreductase, translating to MDFGYFTMPSHPPERGLKAGYDWDLQTARWCDELGYTEAWFGEHHTCVWEPNPAPDLLIAQALLQTKTIRLGPGGFCLPYHHPAELANRISMLDHISGGRLMVGMAASAIPTDFAMFNVDGASGANRDMTRESLEIMLRLWSEEGPFEHVGKFWTVRKPEPIPEQHLGAHLKPFQRPHPPIGIAGVSKGSETLKMAGERGFMPMSVNLNPSFVGSHWEAVEEGAARSGRTALRSSWRLVREILIADTDAEATRLAVEGPMGRMMAEYYIPFLKRAKILDFVKHDPSVPDSDVTPAYCAKHNWVVGTADTVAERLDQIYHDVGGFGALLVYGFDYADTPEIWYNSLARIATEVAPKLAHLKPD from the coding sequence ATGGACTTTGGTTATTTCACGATGCCTTCGCATCCGCCCGAGCGCGGCCTGAAGGCCGGATATGACTGGGATTTGCAGACCGCGCGTTGGTGCGACGAACTTGGCTATACGGAGGCCTGGTTCGGTGAGCATCACACCTGCGTCTGGGAGCCCAATCCGGCGCCCGATCTGCTGATCGCGCAGGCATTGCTCCAGACCAAGACGATACGGCTGGGGCCGGGCGGCTTTTGCCTGCCCTACCATCACCCCGCCGAACTGGCGAACCGCATCTCGATGCTCGATCATATCTCGGGCGGGCGGTTGATGGTCGGCATGGCGGCATCGGCGATCCCGACCGACTTCGCGATGTTCAACGTCGACGGCGCATCCGGCGCCAACCGCGACATGACGCGCGAATCGCTGGAAATCATGCTGCGGCTCTGGAGCGAAGAAGGGCCGTTCGAGCATGTCGGCAAATTCTGGACCGTTCGCAAGCCCGAACCGATCCCGGAGCAGCATCTGGGTGCGCACCTCAAGCCCTTCCAGCGGCCGCATCCTCCGATCGGCATCGCTGGCGTGTCGAAGGGCTCAGAAACGCTGAAAATGGCCGGCGAGCGCGGCTTCATGCCGATGAGCGTCAATCTCAATCCGTCCTTCGTCGGATCGCACTGGGAGGCGGTGGAGGAAGGCGCTGCCCGCAGCGGCCGCACGGCGCTCCGGTCGAGCTGGCGCTTGGTGCGGGAAATTCTGATCGCGGATACCGACGCGGAAGCCACGCGGCTCGCCGTGGAGGGGCCGATGGGTCGGATGATGGCGGAATATTATATCCCCTTCCTCAAACGCGCCAAGATCCTCGATTTCGTGAAGCATGATCCGTCCGTCCCGGACTCCGACGTCACGCCGGCCTACTGCGCCAAACATAACTGGGTCGTCGGCACGGCCGACACCGTGGCCGAGCGGCTGGACCAGATCTATCATGACGTAGGTGGCTTTGGTGCGCTGCTCGTCTATGGCTTCGACTACGCCGACACGCCCGAAATCTGGTACAATTCGCTTGCTCGAATAGCCACGGAGGTCGCCCCGAAGCTGGCACATCTGAAGCCGGATTAG
- the ssuE gene encoding NADPH-dependent FMN reductase, protein MTSAASQQASEAPAPRHDLVIISASASQTSRSEMVGDYLERLLTNDYGSIAHIRVRELPPAALARADVDDGAIADALSKLAQANAVVVITPTYKGSYSGLLKIFIDLLPQYALRGKVVLPLATGGTIAHMQMMDHALRPVLQTMWPRHIAQGCFLLDQHIERDESGGISLAENNVPLLFEVITAFEQMVAL, encoded by the coding sequence ATGACGAGCGCAGCGAGCCAGCAGGCATCGGAAGCGCCAGCCCCGCGCCACGACCTGGTGATCATCAGCGCGAGCGCGTCCCAGACATCGCGTTCGGAGATGGTCGGAGACTATCTGGAGCGGTTGCTGACCAACGACTATGGCTCGATCGCGCATATCCGCGTCCGGGAGCTTCCGCCCGCCGCGCTCGCGCGGGCCGATGTGGACGACGGGGCCATCGCCGACGCGCTGTCGAAACTGGCGCAGGCCAATGCCGTGGTCGTCATCACCCCCACCTACAAGGGCAGCTACAGCGGCCTGCTCAAGATCTTCATCGACCTTCTGCCGCAATATGCGCTGCGCGGCAAAGTGGTCCTGCCGCTCGCGACCGGGGGCACCATTGCGCACATGCAGATGATGGATCATGCGCTTCGGCCCGTGCTGCAGACCATGTGGCCGAGACACATCGCCCAGGGATGTTTCCTTCTGGATCAGCATATCGAGCGCGATGAAAGCGGCGGCATTTCGCTCGCCGAAAACAACGTGCCGCTGCTGTTCGAGGTGATCACCGCCTTCGAACAAATGGTTGCCCTTTAA
- a CDS encoding LysR family transcriptional regulator — translation MTDQSKLKQATPTHTWPRAGFDLVSLRIVLAAAEEQSFAGAAQRENTSLSAVSRRVAELEQRVGIALFDRHDRGVALTDAGARFVEQLYDVFERLELIALDLEAVGKGTRGLVRISAPMSAISGDLPARIADFMRKHPGIEVQITEETAVAAIHGVTVGDIDMALIPGSPPPPNLLLFPWSEDELVVILPKGHALAGREAVTLEDLADEPFICMPRDSGLFAMYRQKLSAVGRKMKERALTTSFESIRRMVSEGLGISILPGTTVHPYAEKLGLVVLRLDESWSKRPHFFCTREADRCSAATKALLAHLTA, via the coding sequence ATGACGGATCAATCCAAGCTGAAACAGGCGACTCCGACACATACCTGGCCCAGAGCCGGCTTCGACCTGGTATCCTTGAGGATCGTCCTCGCCGCCGCCGAAGAGCAGAGCTTTGCCGGCGCAGCGCAGCGGGAAAACACGTCCCTGTCCGCCGTCAGCCGTCGCGTTGCCGAACTGGAACAGCGCGTGGGCATCGCCCTCTTCGACCGCCATGACCGGGGCGTGGCGCTGACCGACGCAGGCGCGCGGTTCGTCGAGCAATTATATGACGTCTTCGAACGGTTGGAACTGATCGCGCTCGACCTGGAAGCGGTCGGCAAGGGCACCCGCGGCCTGGTGCGGATAAGCGCACCCATGTCGGCCATATCCGGCGATCTCCCCGCGCGCATCGCCGATTTCATGCGCAAACATCCCGGCATAGAGGTCCAGATCACCGAAGAGACCGCCGTGGCCGCCATCCATGGCGTGACGGTGGGCGACATCGACATGGCGCTCATCCCTGGTTCCCCGCCTCCCCCCAACCTGCTTCTCTTCCCCTGGTCGGAGGATGAACTGGTCGTCATCCTGCCCAAGGGTCATGCCCTGGCCGGCCGGGAGGCCGTGACGCTGGAGGATCTAGCCGATGAGCCCTTCATCTGCATGCCGCGCGACAGCGGACTCTTTGCGATGTATCGGCAAAAATTGAGCGCGGTCGGACGGAAGATGAAAGAGCGCGCGCTGACGACCAGTTTTGAATCGATCCGCCGCATGGTGTCGGAGGGTCTGGGAATCTCGATCCTGCCGGGCACGACCGTCCATCCCTATGCGGAGAAGCTTGGCCTCGTGGTGCTCAGGCTCGATGAAAGCTGGTCAAAGCGCCCGCATTTCTTCTGCACGCGAGAGGCCGATCGCTGCTCGGCCGCCACCAAGGCGCTACTGGCGCACCTGACGGCCTGA
- a CDS encoding SDR family NAD(P)-dependent oxidoreductase, which yields MDLSLYLDDDLAKIPGLKDKSIIVTGASSGIGRAASFILAKAGARLILADRDETGGRETLDIVRDTGGTADFVAADMASEASVQNMVAAAVSAYGRLDGAFNNAAVVQTGEFHETSDEEFQRVLDINLSGVFYCMKHQIIEMLKTGGGSIVNTSSLTGICAFGKNAAYAASKFGVVGLTLTGAHDYGDRGIRVNAVCPGRSRPSAMSKEGGNSSPEQNARRLRQIPLGRAGIPRELAQAAAWLLSDGASYVTGVIMPVDGGIMTGPYYKVEDAAALE from the coding sequence ATGGACCTGTCACTATATCTCGACGACGATCTGGCCAAGATTCCTGGCCTCAAGGACAAGTCGATCATCGTCACCGGGGCAAGCAGCGGCATCGGCCGGGCGGCGTCCTTCATCCTGGCGAAGGCCGGGGCGCGCCTGATCCTTGCCGACCGGGACGAAACGGGCGGCCGGGAAACGCTCGACATCGTGCGCGATACCGGCGGCACGGCCGATTTCGTCGCGGCGGACATGGCATCGGAGGCTTCGGTCCAGAACATGGTCGCGGCCGCCGTTTCCGCCTATGGCCGGCTCGACGGGGCGTTCAACAACGCGGCCGTGGTGCAGACCGGAGAATTTCACGAAACATCGGACGAAGAGTTTCAGCGCGTGCTGGATATCAATCTGTCCGGGGTCTTCTACTGCATGAAGCACCAGATCATCGAGATGCTCAAGACGGGCGGCGGGTCGATCGTCAATACCTCGTCGCTCACCGGCATCTGCGCCTTCGGCAAGAATGCGGCCTACGCCGCCAGCAAGTTCGGCGTCGTGGGCCTGACCCTGACCGGCGCGCATGATTACGGCGATCGGGGCATCCGCGTGAATGCGGTGTGCCCAGGCCGGTCTCGCCCCTCGGCCATGTCCAAGGAGGGCGGCAACAGTTCGCCGGAGCAGAATGCGCGCCGCTTGCGCCAGATTCCGCTCGGCCGGGCGGGTATCCCACGCGAGCTGGCGCAGGCCGCGGCCTGGCTGCTGTCGGACGGCGCATCCTATGTCACCGGCGTCATCATGCCGGTCGACGGGGGCATCATGACCGGCCCCTATTACAAGGTCGAGGACGCGGCGGCGCTGGAGTAA
- a CDS encoding N-acyl-D-amino-acid deacylase family protein, which yields MSEFDLVIRNGTVLDGTGADPIKADVAVSGGLIVAVGAFDGKGAEEIDATGLIVTPGFVDTHTHYDGQAIWSDRLLPSTQHGVTTAILGNCGVGFAPCRKQDHEELVCLMEGVEDIPEIVLTEGLSWDWETFPEYLDALERRPRDIDVGAYLPHSPLRVYVMGERAVRREEATEEDLKQMRQIVREAIDVGALGFATSRVTSHRNSRGEAIPTYESDFAELHAISGALKEADSGIIQVVPNIDKDRVKQELFDLGDVARRSGRPIMMSFAQYHDDPAGWRDNIAIINDLNREDGLTFQAQVHTRSTCALLGFDASTNPFALCPSYLAIADLPLAERMAELRKPEIRAKLLGETPVDTGHPMFGVMRRFGAMFPLGADPDYEPRPEESIAARAAAAGVTPEEMAYDLLLEDDGKALFLMPLANYADGDLEAVREIMLNDDTLIGLGDGGAHYGVVCDAGYPTFMLTYWARDRASGKLPLSWVIHAMTQQPAQAVGLNDRGVIAPGYKADINVIDYEGLKLHRPFTVRDLPNGGRRLTDVPEGYRATILSGHITWRDGIPTGALPGRLIRGSQQRLAA from the coding sequence ATGAGTGAATTCGATCTCGTGATTCGGAACGGAACGGTTCTGGACGGAACGGGAGCCGATCCGATCAAGGCCGATGTCGCTGTTTCGGGCGGCCTGATCGTCGCCGTCGGCGCTTTCGATGGCAAGGGCGCGGAGGAAATCGACGCAACCGGCCTGATCGTGACACCGGGCTTCGTCGACACGCATACCCATTATGACGGCCAGGCGATCTGGTCCGACCGCCTGCTGCCGTCGACGCAGCATGGTGTCACCACCGCGATCCTGGGCAATTGCGGCGTGGGCTTTGCGCCTTGCCGGAAACAGGACCATGAGGAACTCGTCTGCCTGATGGAGGGCGTGGAAGACATTCCCGAAATCGTCCTGACCGAAGGGTTGAGCTGGGACTGGGAGACGTTCCCGGAATATCTGGACGCGCTGGAACGGCGCCCGCGCGACATCGACGTCGGCGCCTATCTGCCGCATTCGCCATTGCGCGTTTATGTGATGGGCGAGCGCGCCGTGCGCCGCGAAGAGGCGACGGAGGAGGATCTGAAGCAGATGCGGCAGATCGTGCGCGAGGCGATCGACGTCGGCGCGCTCGGTTTCGCCACATCGCGCGTGACATCGCACCGCAACAGCCGGGGCGAGGCGATCCCGACCTATGAATCCGACTTCGCTGAACTCCATGCCATCAGCGGCGCCCTGAAGGAGGCGGACAGCGGCATTATCCAGGTCGTGCCGAACATCGACAAGGACCGGGTCAAGCAAGAATTGTTCGATCTGGGCGACGTGGCGCGGCGATCGGGCCGGCCCATTATGATGTCCTTCGCGCAATATCATGACGATCCCGCCGGCTGGCGCGACAATATCGCGATCATCAACGACCTCAACCGGGAGGACGGACTGACCTTCCAGGCGCAGGTTCATACCCGATCGACCTGTGCCTTGCTGGGCTTCGACGCATCGACCAATCCGTTCGCGCTGTGCCCCTCCTATCTCGCCATTGCCGACCTGCCGCTTGCCGAGCGGATGGCTGAATTGCGCAAGCCGGAGATACGGGCCAAGCTGCTGGGTGAGACGCCGGTCGATACCGGTCATCCGATGTTCGGCGTGATGCGTCGCTTCGGGGCCATGTTCCCGCTCGGTGCGGACCCGGATTATGAGCCGCGGCCCGAAGAAAGCATCGCCGCACGCGCCGCCGCCGCGGGTGTCACGCCCGAGGAAATGGCCTACGACCTGCTGCTGGAAGACGATGGCAAGGCATTGTTCCTGATGCCGCTGGCCAACTATGCCGACGGGGATCTGGAGGCCGTGCGCGAGATCATGCTCAACGACGACACGTTGATCGGGCTGGGCGACGGTGGCGCCCATTATGGCGTGGTCTGCGACGCCGGCTATCCCACGTTTATGCTGACCTATTGGGCGCGCGATCGTGCTTCGGGCAAGCTTCCGCTGTCCTGGGTGATCCACGCCATGACGCAACAGCCCGCGCAGGCGGTGGGCCTGAACGATCGCGGCGTCATCGCGCCCGGATATAAGGCGGACATCAACGTCATCGATTATGAGGGGCTGAAGCTGCATCGCCCCTTTACCGTTCGCGACCTGCCCAATGGCGGGCGGCGGCTGACGGATGTGCCCGAAGGCTATCGCGCTACGATCCTGAGCGGCCATATCACATGGCGCGACGGCATCCCGACTGGGGCGCTGCCCGGTCGTCTGATCCGGGGCAGCCAGCAACGGTTGGCCGCCTGA
- a CDS encoding carboxymuconolactone decarboxylase family protein: MMANRELTGRAKAVKEEFIRLRGFWVDEYDAMAILCPDFLEKLVATGGVVKKSSTLSPLLHHLVAVALDASITHLFDTGTRLHMRAALALGGTREQLVEVIQIVSFLGMQSHLVGLPIILDLVPEGDPLREQAKRPMEEKDEALKSQFAESLGVWTEAHDLLLALSDDYFPTYLEQLRVPYATSALTPREKALVLFAANVSVTHLNEQGIRTSATAALASGCSGEDLLHVIRLASSLGMQSCVVSFPILVDELEAAGALEVSA; this comes from the coding sequence ATGATGGCGAACAGGGAACTGACGGGGCGCGCCAAGGCGGTGAAGGAGGAGTTCATCCGCCTGCGCGGCTTCTGGGTGGACGAATATGATGCGATGGCGATCCTGTGCCCGGATTTCCTGGAAAAGCTGGTCGCAACGGGCGGGGTGGTGAAGAAGAGTTCGACTCTGTCCCCCCTGTTGCATCATCTGGTCGCCGTCGCCCTGGACGCATCCATCACCCATCTGTTCGACACCGGCACGCGCCTGCACATGCGGGCCGCGCTTGCCTTGGGCGGCACGCGCGAGCAGCTGGTCGAGGTGATCCAGATCGTCAGCTTCCTGGGGATGCAATCGCATCTCGTCGGCCTGCCGATCATCCTCGACTTGGTGCCGGAGGGCGACCCCCTGCGTGAACAGGCGAAGCGCCCTATGGAGGAAAAGGACGAGGCGCTCAAAAGCCAGTTTGCGGAGAGCCTGGGCGTCTGGACCGAGGCCCATGACCTGCTCCTCGCCCTGTCCGACGACTATTTTCCGACCTATCTCGAACAGTTGCGCGTCCCCTATGCGACGAGTGCGCTGACGCCGCGCGAAAAGGCACTGGTGCTGTTCGCGGCCAATGTTTCCGTGACCCATTTGAACGAGCAGGGCATCAGGACGTCGGCGACGGCGGCGTTGGCGTCGGGTTGTTCGGGCGAGGATCTGCTGCACGTCATCCGGCTCGCCAGTTCGCTGGGCATGCAATCCTGCGTCGTGTCTTTCCCGATCCTGGTCGACGAACTGGAAGCGGCCGGTGCGCTGGAGGTTTCCGCCTGA
- a CDS encoding MarR family winged helix-turn-helix transcriptional regulator, whose translation MKSGGKIDRPVGKAEISEALSLILFVHLAVAADADKALTATGLSRTHHRILFLVALRPGVTVGEIVTLLRVTAQAIQAPLRTLIESGLIEQQSSERDKRRRHLVLSERGQTFLTALADAQYARIAKALDDAGAGPVQGFLSIMQAMMDEHDRQWLYPAEEPTDEMTRLKELVRPSQPAPATKNARSRRPH comes from the coding sequence ATGAAATCAGGCGGCAAGATCGATCGACCGGTGGGCAAAGCTGAAATTTCAGAAGCGCTCAGCCTGATATTGTTCGTCCATCTCGCGGTGGCGGCTGATGCCGACAAGGCGCTGACGGCGACGGGGCTCAGCCGGACACATCACCGAATCCTGTTTCTGGTCGCATTGCGGCCCGGCGTGACCGTGGGTGAGATCGTGACCTTGTTGAGGGTCACGGCGCAGGCGATACAGGCACCGCTGCGGACGCTGATCGAAAGCGGGCTGATCGAACAGCAATCGTCGGAACGCGACAAACGACGGCGGCATCTGGTGCTGAGCGAGCGCGGCCAAACATTTCTCACTGCGCTGGCCGACGCGCAATATGCGCGGATCGCCAAGGCTCTGGACGATGCCGGGGCCGGACCGGTCCAGGGCTTCCTGAGCATCATGCAAGCGATGATGGATGAACATGATCGCCAGTGGCTCTATCCGGCGGAGGAACCCACCGATGAGATGACCCGACTGAAAGAACTGGTTCGTCCCAGTCAGCCGGCGCCAGCCACAAAAAACGCCCGATCGCGCCGGCCGCACTAA
- a CDS encoding alpha/beta hydrolase, producing MTMQDFQPFPTDALGHVDPALRNAAREIWALMTRDDVNLSMLRAGRSVPDRQWRDDVPVSRKLIPGAPGDPDIPIHIINARPGLSCPGILHMHGGGFVTGAAHHDVAMLQDMARSLDAVIVSVDYRLAPEVRYIGSVEDNYCGLAWMHAHTDELGVDRARIAIAGESAGGGHAALLAIAARGRGEYPILFQSLVYPMLDDRTGSSRAVPPHVGTLIWTPQCNRLGWEALLGEPPGTDSVLRAGVPARTADLAGLPPAWIGVGAVDLFVDEDIDYARRLIDAAVPTELLVVPGAFHGFDLLVPDSPPARQLQQARLNALRRAFIPA from the coding sequence ATGACGATGCAGGATTTCCAGCCTTTTCCCACCGATGCGCTCGGCCATGTCGATCCGGCGCTGCGGAACGCCGCACGCGAAATATGGGCGCTGATGACCCGCGACGATGTCAACCTATCGATGCTGCGTGCCGGGCGGTCCGTGCCGGATCGCCAGTGGCGGGACGATGTTCCCGTGAGCCGAAAGCTGATCCCCGGTGCGCCGGGCGATCCCGACATACCGATCCATATCATCAATGCTAGGCCGGGCCTTTCATGTCCCGGCATCCTGCATATGCATGGCGGCGGCTTCGTCACCGGCGCCGCCCATCACGACGTGGCGATGCTGCAGGACATGGCGCGATCGCTGGACGCCGTGATCGTGTCCGTCGATTACCGACTTGCGCCGGAAGTCCGCTATATCGGTTCGGTCGAGGACAATTATTGCGGCCTGGCCTGGATGCACGCCCATACCGACGAATTGGGCGTAGACCGGGCGCGTATAGCAATCGCCGGGGAAAGCGCTGGCGGCGGCCATGCAGCGCTCCTTGCCATCGCTGCGCGAGGCCGAGGCGAATATCCGATTCTGTTCCAATCTTTGGTCTATCCGATGCTCGACGATCGGACCGGCAGCAGCCGCGCGGTGCCACCCCATGTCGGCACGCTGATATGGACGCCGCAATGCAATCGGCTGGGTTGGGAGGCCCTGCTGGGCGAGCCACCGGGAACCGACAGCGTGCTCCGCGCGGGCGTACCGGCGCGCACGGCCGATCTTGCGGGACTGCCGCCAGCGTGGATCGGCGTCGGCGCCGTCGATCTGTTCGTCGACGAGGATATCGACTATGCCCGCCGCCTGATCGACGCCGCCGTGCCGACCGAATTGCTGGTCGTGCCGGGCGCCTTCCACGGTTTCGATCTGCTGGTACCAGACAGCCCGCCCGCGCGGCAGCTACAGCAGGCCAGATTGAACGCATTGCGGCGCGCGTTCATACCGGCCTGA